From Calliphora vicina chromosome 3, idCalVici1.1, whole genome shotgun sequence:
ACGATATTCCCATTCGGTCAGCCAAACGacctaaaaacaaaaataacagtgaaacattaaaaaaaaagatttatttatatgtaaaaaGTTTGTAAACTTACCAAAGCACTTATGATGACAATAATACTACCCAAAGCATCACTTAGCACATGCAAAAATGCACCACGCATATTCATGGAGCCGGGATCGTGACTATGACCATGACTGGattttttaattggtttttcCTTCGAAGCAAAATATATACGTTAATGCTTTgcattaaatattaacaaaagtttatttatttcacctctttttcataaacaaaatcaTCAGGATTTTCTCCTTCACCGTCTACATTAGCTAATTCGGTAAGTCTACTATGATTTCGTCTTAAGCCTCCACCATGTGAATGGCCATGATGACCACCATGCTCTAAACGttagaaaaatatacatatagagTATATTAATATCAGTTTGTTTGCTTAAATGAAAAACCATGTAACTACCCTTTATTTCAAGGAGATAAtaagtgtgttcgcgtactttccagtaaaaattatacagtaactttaatttagtgcgtaaaaatacatttactctcaatctcaatttgtaaaaataaattgtattttataataaatcaatttaaaacgtttgttttatgttattttacttcttttctttgcaagacttgtaaattgtgttaattttcaactttttttgttttgtttacatttgcaacaatatgttttacacatattttttatgttgatattttttactggacaaaaaatgtccagtaaaaaatatcatgctctctatctacgaactgtcacttttaacattctcttgctctctcgttacaagtttttaaaagtaaacgaacggaatcccgtaacttccagtgataatttgtacaaattattacaaattatcaagtacgcgaacacaactaatatcagtttttttgtaaaacgaTAAATATTTGTGGAGATCTTTATTTTTAGTTACATGATTTTTCGTTTAATCTAACGATATGTAGTTCCGTTTTTGTTACAACTTACCATAAAGCAAACACAAGCCTATACCATTTACAATTAAACCTAATACGCCTACAGTAACCAACAATTCTGGCTCGTGTATAGTCTCTTCTTCTATAAATCTAAAAGATAAAATACATAATGTCATTAAAGGTTTAACTTAGTCTGAATGTTCcagtataaattttataataattttaatgaaattttaagagCAGAAAAACATTTccacaaattaattttaaacattttatatttcaaataccttttaATCGCTTCTATTGTAATACTAAAGCATAATGCAACCAAAAATACTGCGTTGACTAAAGCTCCCAATACTTCGGCTCGTGCCCaaccaaaagtattttttgaccATTTTTTCGGTGACATCTAAGATAAtgataaatagaaaattattgtaaaGGTATATTAAATACATAAGAAGGTtaaatatgtagtttgacatacCTTAACTGATAAAAATGATATCACCAATGCGGCTATATCGCCCAACATGTGAAAACTGTCAGCTACCAAAGCCATTGAATTTGTAACATAGCCGACCACAATTTCGACAAAAAAGAAGAAACCGGTCAACATCATCATAGTCAGCAGGCGACATTTTTTACCTGAGTATTTTGACATTTTAGAAAAtctgcaacaacaaaaatttacaaacctTGTTAATTAGTTTAGCTTAAATTCATGCTTAATTAaactttgaattttatataaatattgaatataaatCTAAACGAAAGAACATTGTctcaggtttttttttttttttttcatttacccCCTTTTCACAATGTCTAGTTATTTTTTAACTGAAAGTTATTttgaaagttttcatataaaaattattttaacagacAATATATCTTTAAGTTAAGAAATAACCAGACGTCGTGAAAAtactctttaaaattttaaagttatttttaattagagCATGACGCAATTAATAttgtctttattttatttataatacattTCAATATTACTAGTATAAGCAAAAAATCACCGTTTAAAAGTATTTCAAAAGAAATATGATTCACAACATTTGTCTGGAACGTTCCTCTTtaaagaacaaataaaagaataGGGTTTGCTATTTTAggatacaataataataatgaaatccggcaaacaaaaatgtaataatttaatattaatctaAATTTGATATACAAACTCtgctttatttttaaacacatacatacgATATTTAAAACGATACGATATTCAAAGCAAGATATATACAAACATCCGTCAATGTATCGCGTAGCTGacaagttattttaattttaatttcacttaTCTTGACATTCGCGTTAAATTGcttgattttgaaaaagtaaCTTGGCACTTCTTTATGTAGAGAGATTATATGAGGAAGACAATTAATAATACATTGTGGTGCTACAATGAGGGAAATAAAGGACTCATTAGGCTCAAAACAACATGCAGTAGCTTTAGGACGTGGATTTAAGAAACATAAAGAAGCCTTTAGAAATCAAGGTTTATTTTCTACACCACATTCTATAATTATGTCAATCGTTCCCACGACAAATGGATATCAGCTCCGAAACAATTATCTGATTatcatatttatatgaattgtaatgttttttttaaatttaaaaaaattttttttttgtccaacttactatggtcttatatacgtcgttgcaaatgtctttgaaatatctatcattagatatccatattgtctatattaatgtcttagtaatccagatataggtaaaaaaataggtcaaaaatcgaggttgtcttggttttttcctcatatctcagccatttgtggaccgattttgctgattttaaatagcaaaattctcgaaagcatgtctgacagaattattgaagatttggatcccaaagatatctggggtcttcagaaaactgatttcaacagacagacggacagacagatggacatggcttaatcgactccgctatctataaggatccagaatatatatactttatagggtcggaaatgaaaaatgtagaaattacaaacggaatgacaaacttatatatacctttctcacgaaggtgaagggtataaaaagaaataattacaccaaaatttagaaaaacaattaatCATGTCTGTTTCCGATCATATGTAAATTGAAACTGTCAAACTTTGAGGGATAGTACATGAACGATAAACGAAAACAAAAGTTGGTAATGTAACAAAATCGATTACTCTGTTTTCAAGTTAATCAGTGTTGACAGATTGAGATTAATCCTTTGGATTGAGATTaactttttataatattattatttagttaatatgTACTTTACGTGACGAAAACATTAGAGCGaactaattttaatataattttgtagaTTCTGCTCAATATTTGCTTGTGtttcttttgcttttatttttcaaattaatgttgTTAgtatttcacaaataaaattatttttgtaaacaaaaatgtaaataaacaataatcgCTATATTTGtgcatagaaaaaaaatataaaaatatttatttttaaaaatttttgatttttaaactaAGTTCTACAAACAAGAACATcctaatgaaaaatttacttaatgCGTATGAATgtcaaactaaaaaaagatatttttattaagatttatcattaaaattttaacatttataaatatgtatgtattaaatgtTTCAGGACTTACGGAAACAGTTTCATTTGTAAGTAAATGTCAaatagaattaattaatttacaataaaatccaATTGAATTAAACACTGCAATTGAGAAATGCACACTAAATACTAATCGAAATAAAAGAAAGCTAAACGTGAaggaaatatgtataaataaaaattaaaaggaatgaaataaatacattCATAGAAACAAgctcatttaattatttaattttaacacaatattaaaaaaaaaaaaattttgcccgTAGTGCTGACAACcatcttttataattttatgtggTTACCCCATTCATTATAGTAacataaacacattattttacCATATGAATTACAGTGGGGACCGAATTAGTTATTCGctgttaatttcaaaattgtttcaaaaactGCAATTATgtctaaatatttcatattttttttcaaaatggttgaaatttttacatgaaatttCCAAGAGATTATTGGGTAGATTGATCAATAGCCGATATTCggaaatttttcataataaatattcttgttaattaaaaaattttaattttatttgcccATAACTGTAAAATTGATATCGGTTTTGGCTTTATTTGTTTCGATGGCGGTTgttatgtttgttttaaatttaaaacatatcaaagtgtgtaaataaaacatacaaaatgaACTCAAATTTAGTTACTTAGATACTGTTATAATTAATATTGCATTTAAACGGCAATTTGGacaaattaaaatcaatgtAAATACCAAATGGACTCATTCCTAGTTATTTTAGGATCTCATTAACGCCAAAACTGGTTTAATTGTGATTATTAAACATATCTACTATGTGTATACAGTTATTTCcagttacttagagacacataTATTAATGTCTGTATTTAAAGTTGGACCTACATATAAGATGATTCGACATTATATAGTCTAAATCCATTCAACAGATATTGAACAAATCacggttttttaatttttgtttttaaattttgtcacTAATTGATGTTACCCAAATAACGTAAAATACCAGTAACACTAAAATACCTTTAAAGAAATAGAATTaagtcaatttttaaaaatttagacccatatttttacccttcaccaaattatacttcaaaataaaaattttaaatatttttaggtaaacaaacattttttttttgcagttgtttttttagtttttggaaaaaaaaattttcgaattgtatttttaatttaaattttttttttttttaaaaaatttggtgaaaaaatattttttccgattttgacccattgtaggtccaacttactatggtcttatatacgtcgttgcaaaggtctttgaaatatctatcattagatatcggGCTCAAAAATCCCTATTTTTATACCTCCTTAGaattaagtcaaattttaaaaaattaacatccGGACGAACGGACATCGTTGAGTTTAGAAATTGGTTATAAATTTAGACCCATATCTTTGGGTGCACaagcaagtaagagagctatattcggctgtgtcgaatcttatatacccttcatcaaattatacttcaaaataaaaattttaaata
This genomic window contains:
- the ZnT63C gene encoding proton-coupled zinc antiporter SLC30A1, which produces MSKYSGKKCRLLTMMMLTGFFFFVEIVVGYVTNSMALVADSFHMLGDIAALVISFLSVKMSPKKWSKNTFGWARAEVLGALVNAVFLVALCFSITIEAIKRFIEEETIHEPELLVTVGVLGLIVNGIGLCLLYEHGGHHGHSHGGGLRRNHSRLTELANVDGEGENPDDFVYEKEEKPIKKSSHGHSHDPGSMNMRGAFLHVLSDALGSIIVIISALVVWLTEWEYRFYMDPALSIVLVCLISQSVWPLLRESALILLQTVPTHIQVDAIQKRLLEKVDGVLAVHEFHVWQLAGDRIIASAHIRCHNLSEYMKIAEKVKEFFHNEGIHSTTIQPEFVDMDGACIVSEGTSSLNMSSSDCCALDCPPSTDNGCVKATCCQNNNKVNQLPSPTSSPYMCRQRNSTRNTNDVESGSLLDPVTSTGGGGSLGTVGSGGSTAKESNGEVV